TTGTGTAAGGTGGTAAATTGTGCACGCTGGGGCGACCCGGCGGGATACGATATTTACTTGTGCGCTTTGAGTACAGGACATGCGGGAGCTGGCCGGTATCCGGTGAACCGTAGGTTCAAAAGCGAACCagcaggtggatttgtgttacagTTGCAAGCAGGTGATTACCCACTCGAAACCGGGATACTGGGAGCCGACGAAGAATAGAAATTGGCGGTGGAAGGACAGGATCAAATTGGAAAGAGGTGGTATGCACTCGGTTACTCCGGGGGACAGACATCCCGTACTGTTGACCTTGGGTATAGATGTCTCAGGGGCCGATCCCCtaggacagattattattaattggctacGTCCGACACAAAGTTCATCTTGTCCGATAATGAGAAAATTTGCGAAAGtaccagtataaaaaaaaatgcagatccagtggtttttcgaacctccaaagtgacgggatatgacctgaataatgaaataatataggTTATTTTTGGCTTAAGGAAATTACTGTGGAAGGTAGGGACGCagtcaaaatctatcaaaaggactgtcttgtttgtgctacgatgaataacctcaattggattgcatctttcaaaataagagtaagataACTTTAGGCCCCAATAACAAAACTTTCCCGATCAATTGGCCACCTGGAtccacagttttgtaaattcaccctttttaatgattattaggatgcggcccgattaagtaagatgaggtctgatttgtggtggatgtgtggagatGGTCTGTTGTGCAACTTCCTGCCCGGGgaatggacaggcacttgtgcattggtCTCTATGATAGCTCCCACAGTGATTAAGCCCCTCTCTGAGCAGGAAATCACTCAAATGGCGGATTTCACATGGGAGCGTGACTGGTGGGGTAGCTTGAACCGTTTCCGCCGTATGGTCAGTGGCTTCAATGTGGGCGGAAATGCTTGGGAAGAAGGTAAGGACCCCACCTACCTGGATGCCATTGGAATTCCCAGAGGTGTCCCGGATGAGTATAAAGCTCGCTGCCAAATTTCCGCAGGTCttgagagtatttttatatgggtaactccgaataaaaatgttgatttcataaattaccaccattaccaaattcaaagattggtgaatttcacctcccaactagcggagggcatccatgagcaactatcagctacatctctcatggcattccaaaataggttGGTCCTGGATAGTATGTTAGCGGAAGAAGGGGGTGCCTGCTCTCGAATTAAAGGACATTGCTGTCCAATTATCCCCAATAACACGGCGCCGAACGGAAAGATCACCAGAGCCATGAAAGGTTTGCAAGCCATGTctgttaaacttaaatcaatGTCTGGAGAGGAGGACAACCCATTCTACAGCCTTCTTAACAGGATGTTTGGTAAATGGAGAGGTCTCATACTCAtgcaacaacaaccataattgtcatggctgtgcttgctatttgtggatgttgtaCTATCCCTTGTCTCAGGAACCTGGTTCTCAGAATTGTCCTCAAGGCCTTTGTAGGTAAGGACCTCTACggccaatatcagctgctgTCCCTGGACGAGGACAGGGTGGCCATGGAATCGCTCGCTCCATTGAACGATCCCGGTATAAGCTCTCTTTaaattgtttagttttgatGTGCTAAGAATAGAATAATGAGTATTGTAGTGAAATAGTTAGTAGGTATAGGggttgttgatcttctgataatcagaagatcaacttgggggattgaagggaatatagaatactttatattctaatatgtaattctaactagtttggaagagaatgtgtattggagtataggagtatattgcaggaaggcccccatcggggggtatgtggcccccatcagggggtatttggagacagatggcaaaagaagaaaggaacggcggggagccactataaacattgtatGCAGGAGATATCgacaggcgacgtctggacccagatcagatagtcatcatttggccaaacaacgatgacgtcagattacggaccaatcagacgacagcgattccacaccggcctgtttgaaacattgtataagtctggggtagagtcagatagtttggttctactactgtatctgcttaggataagatagggtagttacgaacccagagctctgcaaaatgtatagactcctctgtcaggaataaattggttgttttttatacattgttgtgaacgacgttctttcacgaaaacgaacacgcttggaaccacggaagttaggagattttaaaacaaacgttCCTTCATGACAAATCAACAGCAGCTGCATCACGAGAGACTCCGCCCACCGACATGCACCCAGGGAGTGCAACACAAcagaaaattccacacaggaaacaagcaaacaaagcaGGATATGACACACGGACCGGTTaggagtcggcatttttctcacagaccggctgtggtggcgtatatgtatgtatatatttatatatataatgagtttcctccgagggttcctccgcagggtgtccgggctctcgcTTAGCGatcgggtgagaagcttggtcaaccgtgaggatctcagagtagagccgttgctcctccacatcgagaggagccagatgtggtggctggggcatctaattcggatgcctcccggacgcctccccggtgaggttttccgggcacgtcccaccgggaggagaccccggggacgacccaggacacgctggagagactacatcctatggctggcctgggaacgcctcgggatccccccggaagagttggatgaagtgactggggaTAGGAAAGtttgggtgtccctgctaaagctactgcccccgcgacccgacctcagataagcggtagaaaatgaatatatatatacacacacatatctaaatatatacatatataatgcaGTCCTATGTGgcgcacaagtcagtgcaaactgtaggccggtcccaagcccggataaatgcagagggttgcgtcaggaagggcatccggcttaaaactttgccaaacaaatatgagcgttcactcaaagaattccataccggatcggtcgtggaccgggttaacaacgtccgccaccggcgccgtcaacctgcggggcgccgttgaaaattcagctactgtgggccAAAGttgaagaggaagaaaaggtggaaagcgggttttttggcagaaagagaagaggaaagcacagagcctagaactgaatgtggggactttgaatgttgggactatgacaggaaaatctcgggagttggttgagatgatgataaggagaaaggttgatatattgtgtgtccaggagagaccatgtggaaaggcagtaaggctagaagtttaggggcagggttgaaattatttgaccatgctgaagatgggaagagaaatggagtcggggttattttcaaagaagagttggctaggAATGTCTTGGAGGGGAAAAGactatcagatcgagtgatgaggctgaaatttaaaattgagggtgttacgtgtaatgtgattagtggctatgccccacaggtaggatgtgaccgaggaggtgaaagagaaattctggaaggagctagacgaagtagttctgagcatcccagacagagagagagtcgtaattagtgcagattgtaatggacatgttggtgaaggtcataggggtgatgaagaagtgatgggtaagtatggcatccaggaaaggaacttggagggacagatggtggtagactttgcaaaagggatgcaaatggctggagtgaacacttttttcccagaagaggcaggaacataggctgacctacaagagcggaggtagaagcacacaggtggattgcatcttgtgcagacgatgtaatctgaaggaggttaccgactgtaaggttgtggtaggggagagtgtggctagacagcataggatggtggtgtggaagatgactctggtggtgggggagaaaattaggaagacaaaggcagagcagagaaccctgtggtggaagctgaggcaggaagagtgttgtgcagcttttcgggaagaggtgagacgggctctcggtggacgggaggagcttccagaagactggaccactgcagccaaggtgatcagagaagcaggcaggagagtacttggtgtaccTTCTGACAGGAAAGGAGAAaatgagacttggtggtggaacctcacagtacaggaaatcatacaaggaaaaaggttagctaagaagaagtgggacactgagaggaccgaggagaggcgaaaggaatacattgagatgcgacacagggcaaaggtagaggtggcaaaggccaaacaagaggcatatgatgacatgaatggcaggttggacataaaaggagaagaaaaggatctatacaggctggccagacagagggatagagatgggaaggatgtgcagcaggttaggatgattgaggatagagatggaaatatggaTATagacaagatggcgcctaccagtgtggtcgcctccgTTACGCGcactctagtattgtctttgtttttatgttttccgtccgtctttggagaccttacacgactcacttacacaagggggagacctgctaaccatcaaggaggctactccggactttctgtcaccaactttcgaaaatccgctcagttttttccccgagttactcaccggagcaccgtccgcggttttcggcgcacggaggcggaagcggcgccacagaggaaaacgagccggcattcaggtgaaactccgcaagagaggacacagattggcgttcccgtcgatccacctcgcgaatgtacgctccctacccaacaaaatggacgagcttcatcttctgttaaagaccagtaaagacttcggacgttgcgcggccatgtgctttacggagacctggctttgcgacgccgtacccgatggcgccgtcgtgcttcccggcttcaacattcatcgagcggaccgcgacatggaatcatcggggaaaacgaagggcggcgggatatgcctccatatcaacgaaaaatggtgtacggacgtcgctttctgacgggcaggacacagcaggtcaggttgggggaggccacctcatccacacgcagcatcagcactggggcgccccaaggttgtgtcctctctccgctgctcttctctctctacacgaacgactgcacctcagcgaacccgactgtcaaggtcctgaagtttgcagatgacaccactgtcatcggcctcatcgaggacggtgacgagtctgcatatcgacaggaagcggagcggccggagctgcggtgcggccgacacaacctggagctgaacacgctcaagatggtagagatgatcgtggacttcaggaggcatccttcgccacagctgcccctcacgttgtccagctgccatgtgtcaaccgtcgagaccttcaagttcctgggaattacaatctctcaggacctgaagtgggcgaccaacatcaactccgtcctcaaaaagacccagcggcggatgtacttcctgcggcttctgagaaagcacggcctgccaccggagctgctgagacagttctacacagcggtcatcgaatcagtcctgtgttcttccatcacagtctggtttggtgctgctacaaaaaggacaaactccgactgcgacggacaatcaaaactgctgaaaggattgtcggtacccccctaccaaccattgaggacttgcacgctgccagaactaagacaagggcgtgcaaaatcctctcggaccgtctgcaccccggtcaccggctcttccagctccttccctcaggtaggcgctactgttcaatgcaaactagaactagtagacattccaacagcttcttccctcttgcgatcaacttcttaaacacctaacctataattccattacaacaagctggaaagtttttgacttgagttcgttgtcacctttctgtggggccaattatgtatgactcgtgcactcactgtagttgtctcgccatgctgcactatttgcaaatactggccactcatgccagagtagcatctgctccatttgcacactgattgaggagtatctgtaacatttgcacaaccaacattgtcccagatgatcgcactactcgtcactttaaaccgcatccactccttgaagtctcggcgccctttgcacaatggtcattgcaccggactactgcaatattagtcattcgaactgctctaagtgctcaaggactctgcatctttttgcacaattgtttttgtcactgtctttatgtctccaaagtgttctgtaaattgactgtctgttgtactagagcgactccaactaccggagacaaattccttgtgtgtttttggacatacttggcaaataaagatgtttctgattctgatgttgactggtgccagcagtgtgctagcgagatggaaagaatacttcgaggagttgatgaatgaggaaaatgagagagaagggagagtagaagaggcaagtgtggtggaccaggaagtggcaatgataagtaagggggaagttagaaaagcataaagaggatgaaaaatggaaatgcagttggtcctgatgacaatcctgtggaggtatggaagcatctaggagaggtggctgtggagtttttgaccagctcgTTCAAGAGAAttctagtgtgtgagaagatgcctgaggaatggaggaaaagtgtgccggtgcccatttttaagaacaagagtgatgtgcagagctgtgggaactgcagaggaataaagttgatgagccacacaatgaagttatgggaaagagtcatggaggctagactcaggacagaagtgcatatttgcgagcaacagtatggtttcatgcctagaaagagaaccacagatgcattatttcccttgaggatgttgatggaaaagtacagagaaggtcagaaggagcttaattgtgtctttgtagatctagagaaagcctatgacagagtacccagagaggaactgtggtactgcatgcggaagtctggagtggcagagaagtatgttagcaTAATACAGGatatgtacgagggcagcagaacagcgatgaggtgtgctgtaggtgtgacagacgaatttaagctggaggtgggactgcatcagggatcagccctgagccccttcctttttgcagtggtgatggataggctgacagatgaggttagactggaatccccgtggaccatgatgtttgcagatgacattgtgacctgcagtgaaagcagggagcagctggaggaacagtcagaaagatggaggcatgcactggaaaggagaggaatgaagattagccaaaatACAAgataatatatgtgcatgaatgagaggggtggtgggggaagagatagcaagggcggaggactttagatacttgggctcaaccgtccagagcaatggtgagcgtGGTCAGGacgtgaagaaacgggtccgagcaggttggaacgggtggaggaaggtgtcaggtgtgttatgtgacagaagagtctctgctcggatgaagggtaaagtttagaaaacagtggtgaggccggccatgatggacggattagagacagtggcactgaagagacgacaggaagcagagttagaggtggcggaaatgaagatgttgaggttcgctctcggagtgaccaggttggatcaaattagaaacgagctcatcagagggacagccgaggttcgatgttttggagacaaagttagagagagcagacttggatggtttggacacgtccagaggagaaatagtgagtatgttggtagaaggatgaggaggatggagctgccaggcaagagagcccgaggaagaccaaagagaaggttgacggatgtcgtgagagaagacatgagggcagttggtgttggagaggaggagctCGGAGATACGCTTacttggaaaaggatgacgcgctgcggcgacccctaacgggacaagcccaaaggaaaaaaagaagattcGACACACCCACAGAgtctgagaggtggcccttattattgaAGCTTTGAAACCTGATTTCCTATACTTAGCAATTTGTTTCATTCAAATTAACATtgctcttctctgtggtgtgtcgaattgacatgccattttttggggcTGCTTAGAAGCATTTCAATGATTTTCAATGTGCAAActggatttgagatacaagtaaattgagttccTCTCACTGTTCGGAGAAGCATATTTTATGATGGCTCACATATACTGTCCACTTCGCAGCTTCCCGCCAAAAGTCAATGCGTCATATTCCAGCCTagttcaatcaatcattcattcatttgacaTGGACCTCACTAAATTCAATTGTTTTCCCagactgagaacatttccatcgtttgttgtcaGCGTGACGtgtcatatcaccttcagaCTCTTTACCATCGTCATCTTCATcagtgtgacgtcatgtcgACCCTATCTGAAAGAAGCTGTCTGcatgtgatcctccacagtttTTTCACATCGGCCTTTTCGCTTGGGCCATTGTTTGCTTTAAATTGAGAGCATATTGTTTTTGGACGAGTTTCAATGGATGAAAGATATTTTCAATTCGTTTGAATGGAGGGATGTTGGTGACCAAATCCATTTcccccattttctgagccgcttctcctcacttgggtcgcggccgtgccggagcctctcccagctatcatcgggcaggaggcggggcacaccctgaaccggttgccagccaatcgcagggcacatagataagcggctgagaaaatggatggatggagtcacCAACACTCTTTAAAGGACTGTATTCTGTTACAGATCACATACATATTCGATTTTTAAACAACGAGCTTTCCAAACGTATTTCACGAAGCGAAGCAAATTTATTTCTACAgtgcatttcacacacaaggtaactcaatgtgctttacattattaaaagcatttaaaaacaaagaaaggaaaaaaaaaacagctcgtaaacatttaaaacaaggaggaaaaaatcaaataaaaatacaattaaaacggcATACAGTGCTGATTAGTGCTCTCCaggattcttttttattttattttggagatatcagacaccatgtcgtTGGtgaaacacagtactttggtggtGTTCTCACTGCAAGCACATtccacatccttgacagctccatcaccaactattaatgtttggggtgccattttgttcttgtatgatttagtttcacaCCTTTCAGGGGcggtgggggatgagcattcttggccagggtcttgtaatcGGGCCTCATATCTATTTGTAAGCCTTTTTTCTCGCCCTTCACTGTCGcgaccgtccacggccgctcactcggcgttgaagcagcccgcaacgcaggccagcTGGATTCTTCTGGAATCTGccggtgttgtgtcctcccttttagatgttgctttgctcccagtaactTCCaggggagaactgctggatggtccactgccgtttccacagtccacatccgtcctctttgttgagctcAGTGGCTGTCTCTTAGCACACttttgctcaccattttgagacattggtagagtggtttcattccccgactgtccatttacatcaaCATACACTTCAACAGGGTGGATTTTCGTTTCCtggattgacatcctctgcagcagtctgtgatagtcctcagtggaaaggggaggcatcttgattgctggtcttgttgctaatagcaggcttgtgctaattagcaggccacgctcacgtaaGGGTCAGAGGGTATcacaaaatattggaatatagcaacaactgactagctacaaaaaaagtacagtccagCAGGTTTAAAAAGATCCAGGAGTCGCtgattcaaacattttttggaagaaaaacaagcttatcagcaagaaaaaatgtaaacagaagcgaaccaagcagagcgagcaaaaaagcTTCTGCACTGTATGAGAGCGAGAGAAGAATCACTATTTTCAATCATTattgtgtaattaaaaaaaaaaaaaaaaagaaaaactacatcCAGACTTTTCatatgagcaaaaaatacaCCATGGAAACAGAGAAGCtcaatgaggaaatgtaatCGGCTACTGCTCGTTACGTGTCAAGTctgtccaaaatgtgggcggGACAAAATCTGACTGAAAATCCTTATTTCATCAGTAAACAATTCTAAAATGGCAGAGTATTTTGGAGGACTTTTTTTCTGTCGACATTTTGGAGTCCAgcactatggaataagtgcccaTGTGCTCACCTTTAACGAGTCCCTTTCAAGTATTTTGGCACCAATGTTCATTCTCAACACTCGCGGCGCTTTTAGAAAATAGGAGGACAACAAGAAGATAGATACAATAAAAGCTGATACACAGAATGCAATCGTGTAGATTTGTGTAAGTCAGTAACATTGTAATTACTTTTGAgatgaaacatttacattttcattcaaagcaTCTTGatcactgctcttctcaccgGCACACTTGTGTGTCTGAACCTGATACTTGtaagagaatctttggccacaaactgagcaggaaaaaggtttctcaccagtgtgcgttcttgtgtgtatttttaaactttCCTTTTCAGataatctttggccacaaactgtgcaggaaaaaggtttctcacccgtgtgggttcttatgtgtttttttaagtttcccttctgagtgaatctttgaccgcaaactaagcaggaaaaaggtttctcaccagtgtgggttcgagtgtgtatttttaatttgaccttcacagagaatctttgaccgcaaactgagcaggaaaaaggtttctcgccggTGTGGGTTCTCGTGTGACTTTGTAAATatcccttcacagagaatctttgaccacaaacggagcaggaaaaaggtttctcaccagtgtgggttcttgtgtgtttttctaagtttcccttctgagtgaatctttgaccacaaacggagcaggaaaaaggtttctcgccagtgtgcTTTCTTGCATGTATATTCAAgtttcccttctgagtgaatcgttgaccacaaactgagcaggaaaaaggttgttctccagtgtgtgttctcacgtGTTGTTTCAAAATGCTCTTATTGGCAAATaatttcccacactgagaacatttccatcgtttgttttcagTGTTATATGTCATATAACGTTCAGACTGTttatcatcatcagtgtgaggaTGATGTGCCGTCATCTCGTCCCTATCTGACaatgcttgtgatcctccacagtggtctccatccccttctgttgtcatgtgttgacttgagctggtggttggaggctccgcccctctgctcttctcactttgaccttcagcttcgctcttcaaagggacaccagtctTGGTGGTGATCTCCTCTTCCTTTTTGATGTGGGGACatgcttcctcttcctcttttttaatcaaaatgggatcgtcttcctctttgatgtggtggacctcttcgtcctccacttcctctttaatgtgagggggctctggctcctgccgctcagtacgaagatcttcagtgatgtctgcaaaacacaaaaagtacATCTTTTCTCATGTTGTGACTTTAATGTTGTGTATTATGGTTTTGGTTTTATGGTTGTATTGAAGGTTAATGTGAAAGCCTAGTGAGTTTGATATATTGGAAATAAAATTGGGCAGGTCAACAATAACCTGTGAAAAATGTGTCCAATAATAAAGTTCATAAAAACAAGTATCAATAAAGGCAAtccagtggacccctgcatactccgcttttgcatttttctgtcgTTTCTTTATTTAACAGCGGCCTCT
Above is a genomic segment from Phycodurus eques isolate BA_2022a unplaced genomic scaffold, UOR_Pequ_1.1 contig_25, whole genome shotgun sequence containing:
- the LOC133398207 gene encoding zinc finger protein OZF-like; translated protein: MRARRTAEYHEEPWAPKEEKEPRGQRPDAAFDLRPPTVPRGGDITEDLRTERQEPEPPHIKEEVEDEEVHHIKEEDDPILIKKEEEEACPHIKKEEEITTKTGVPLKSEAEGQSEKSRGAEPPTTSSSQHMTTEGDGDHCGGSQALSDRDEMTAHHPHTDDDKQSERYMTYNTENKRWKCSQCGKLFANKSILKQHVRTHTGEQPFSCSVCGQRFTQKGNLNIHARKHTGEKPFSCSVCGQRFTQKGNLEKHTRTHTGEKPFSCSVCGQRFSVKGYLQSHTRTHTGEKPFSCSVCGQRFSVKVKLKIHTRTHTGEKPFSCLVCGQRFTQKGNLKKHIRTHTGEKPFSCTVCGQRLSEKESLKIHTRTHTGEKPFSCSVCGQRFSYKYQVQTHKCAGEKSSDQDALNENVNVSSQK